Genomic segment of Salvia splendens isolate huo1 chromosome 12, SspV2, whole genome shotgun sequence:
TTGAGAGTCTTCTGTTCTCTCTTGCTGTATTATCGAGCTTCCTTATGTTCTCTTCTTGTTGCATCGTCGAGCTTCAAGGTGGAGCTTATGGCTCTTATTCAAGGCTTTTCGATGGCTATGGAGTTCTCTACCCACATTTGGATCGAGCTGGACTCAACGGCCCTTGTTAGTTCATTGTCATCCGGACAGTTGGGTTCTGCTGATCTCAGACATTATATGGTTCAATGTCGTAGCTTGATTCTCAACGACATGTTCgattctcacacatctacagagaTGGAAACCTGCTGACTATCTTCTGGGGAGGGGTGCCCAGACACGATGGAAACCTTGCCTTATCCTTCTATGATTCAGTCTTTGCGTCTCGGTACCTGAAGGCACTTGTTAGGATGGATCAattgggatatcctaactttcgctttcgacgtagagatgtggattgattttgttgttatgttagtttttgatattttgtttttcGGTACTTCCACTTGTTCATCTTAGTTTAGGTTTAGTTTTGATAGCATGGATGCACCATACTTGTGGGGTTCCAGTTTATTTGCTCTTGTTCTGTTTTTAGATTCAAGTCACTTTTGTGCTTGGATCAATGTTTAAGAACGatatattctaattttatttacggATCGGGGGTCCGCCTAAACCTCATCCACAATgggtgttttttattaaaaaaaacttgcTTTTTTGTACGATTTGGGTTTTTTATGGGCCTAAGAATGTGCCCTAAAATGCGCAACTAATTTATCATGTAACCGATAAGTTACGTGCCTCATTTCAGTGACGGATCCAGAAAATTTTATATTGGAGGTGCAATATTTGAAATTCAATCgatcttttttttctattatctCAATTATAATGTTGATGTTTTATTGTATCTAATATATTACAAAAtagtattgacattttaattttcaacaaattcataaaaattaaagttcgatttgttattttattcgcTTGTTTGAAGTAATAGAGAAAACGAATAAACTGAGCTTTGATTATTATGAATTTTACTACAAAATTAGacgtgttttttttatttttgttcgtctcataaaaatagacccttctgtttttaataatttttttcctttaatGAGATGTGCCTGGTTTTCTACAAATAATACtttaataattttctttatatttttcttctaatttattaattatgcattaaaacacaTATCAATTCAAGTTCTTCAATGACTTAGACAAATAAAAATCTCAAATGAGATTTTGTATTCAAAAGACTTTATAGTGATACTcctattttttagaacttaaaaaatgaaaacaccATTTTTGGAGACCAAATTTAAAGTTTATTAATAATGTTAAAAAACAGTCGGCCCATTAAAAAAATAGGTTGTTTAAAAGTTGTGGCATCTCTCCCACTCGTATTGCCGCCACACCCAAAACCTAACTTGCTACTCTCTAGGGTTTTGGGGCTCGTATTCATCACAGTCATGGCTGGCCCAAAGAATCAGCAAATTGAAGCAGCCATCATGCAAGATACCGATTCCAAGCTTCGCAAGAAGAACAAGAACAAGCAGAAGAGAAAAATCGAAGAGCCTGATGCCGAAGATGTAGAAATTGATCAAAACGCAGTTTTGGAAGCTGGCTCCACGGAAAtctcgaagaagaagaagaagaagaagaagaagaagggagaTGGCAAAGAGGAGATTTCTTTGAATGGCTCAGGCGAAGAATCAattaagaagaataagaaaaagaGCAAGGAGGGAGAAGGTGTGAGTGAGGTGAAACTTGCAGAGACTGCACAAGAGGAGGTGATAGATGGTAGTGGCGTCGTGGTGTCTGGAAAGAATGTCAATGAATCGAGATACAAGGCTCTGGATTCGTTTACTGAGTCGGGGCTTCCTGATGAGGTGTTGGAATGCTGCAAGGCATTCAATAAGCCGTCGCCGATTCAAGCTCATTCGTGGCCTTTTCTGCTCGACGGCCGCGATCTCATTGGAATTGCTGCCACGGGGTCTGGTATGCATTTAAATTGGTTTGGAAATGGTTTAGTATTTGTGCTTAACTGCATTCTGTGTTTTGAAAGGTGTGTGTTTATGGTGTTAGGTAAAACGCTTGCATTTGGGATCCCTGCTATTAGGCACGTTTTGAACAAGCGAAAGAGTAATGCCTCGAAGAAAGTGTATCCACGCTGTCTTGTTCTTTCACCTACAAGGGAGTTGGCTCAACAAGTATGATCTTGATTTGTTTATTGCACGCTTATAATTTGTTGTGAACATATTTCATTTGATTAGGTACAAACTTCTTCTGTTAGCATGTGTTGGGGATTTATCTTGTTTGCATCATGTGTATTCTGTTAACCTGTGGAATGGCCTCTTAAAGAGTGTAGTGTAATTAAATGCCGCCCTGATCTCAGATAGAACAACTGGAAACTCTGCTCTTGTGAAGTTCAACGTTTAAAATAGTAATGCGTGgattttcttgttttatttgattatattaCTATTACAATAATCTTATGAGcatatgggaaaatggttgggTGTATAGCGGTACACATGTAGGCTGTAACTATTAATATCTCAGAGGAATATTGCTTTAGCTAAGTTTGTAATCCTGTGACTGGAAATTGTATCGAATAATGTATCAAGAGGATAGACTATACATATATGCTTCAAGGGTCTTATTGGTGACCTTTTGCATTTTCATTTCCAAAATAACCGATTTTTAGAATCTTATATGACAGAAAGTTTCGTGAATGGTACAGAGTCATAATCATGACTATATATATGGTTAGATTGCAGATGTTTTATGTGATGCTGGAAAGCCTAGTGGAGTGCGATATGGAAAAATGGTTGGGTGTATAGTGGTACACATGTAGGCTGTAACTATTAATGTCTCAGAGGAATATTGCTTTAGCTAAGTTTGTAATCCTGTGACTGGCAATTGTATCGAATAATGTATCAAGAGGATAGActcagtgttgtcaaaatgtcgttcgggtcgcccgggtcgagaccatcaccgccccaacatgggtgggttgatctaGATACAGGGTCGCCGCTGGGTCGCCCGGGTCGAGTGTGTCGGCTGGGTTGCCCAAACACATGTTGCTCAGTCATGTTTTAAGATAAATCCCTAAATCTTTTTTATGTAAATCTTTCCCTTCGATGCTAATTtgtttttactaaaataaacataatataaaagtaaaacttACCTAAAAATCTGCTCTCTCTTATTTTCTCAAATATATCACACGTTTTCTGactttctcaatctcaattctctatatatatgcgtgcaccacatcaaacttttcaaacttactttctacactttagaattcggtTCAAAGATCTTTTGCTACCACCCTTCATATGTTCCTttcttttgatattttcagacaatggtttcaattatttattttgtgttatgacttatgaattgttttgatatttttgataatttctattttccactttatctctattcacatgaattacatctacatttatattatttgatatattataaacattagagcaatatattatttgatttaatattaaaaggcaaaaaaataaGCCTAGATTCGTGGGTCTATCGACCGCGTCGACTCatcgacccgcgacccgaattttcacctcatcgacccggtgcgccccgcgaccctaacatcACTGGATAGACTATACATATATGCTTCAAGGGTCTTATTGGTGACCTTTTGCATTTTCATTTCCAAAATAACCGATTTTTTGAATCTTATATGACAGAAAGTTTCTTGAATGGTACAGAGTCATAAGCATGACTATATATATGGTTAGATTGCAGATGTTTTATGTGATGCTGGAAAGCCTAGTGGAGTGCGATCAATTTGCATATATGGAGGAACTTCCAAAGGACCCCAGATATCTACTCTGAAAGCTGGGGTGGTAAGTTCTCATAATCTTAATCTCTGAGTAAACTGAACTTGGATTGTGTTTGAGTAGTATGACAACATGTGGATGGGGAAAAAGATGTTGCATTGTTTTGAGATCAGCTAAATTTTATTGGTTTTATTTCCCAACTCGTATGAAATCATcgctcttttttattttaattcatttggtggctgatagtttcaaataaaataactgCATGTGTACATTAGAAAGTGAATGCAAATATCATGGAAACCATTTGGAATAGACTCACATTAGTGTTATTGCACTAGGGTCTTGTTACAATATTTTGTAATTTGAATTGTTTTTACAATTCCTACAACCTCTAGGTTAGATCATAGTATTTGTTAAAGTATGTAAGTTGATACCTCAAGTCTCCCTTTATATGTGATTTTGTGCAGGATATTGTTATTGGGACACCTGGCCGTCTTAAAGACTTGATCGAAATGGGAGTGTGCTGCCTAAATGAGGTTTCCTTTGTGGTGAGTGGATGTTCTCTTGCTTCTCTTTGATAATGAATTACTGATTTTTTTTGTATGAGACTATGAACTATTTGGTCTTTCAAACAGTGGATCATAAATGTTGGATGTATCAGGAACTCTTATTCTCACATTCGGACATAGTTTgcaactttcaaaattttagcaTCCTTGAATCTTATTGACTCATAACTCGTTTGCCTGACATTTGATATGCATGCAGATATTTGTGGAACATGCATTCTTGTACTATGTTAACTAATTTCATTTAGTTGATGATACAATGATTGCGACTATATATAGGTTCTAGATGAAGCTGATCGGATGCTTGACATGGGATTTGAACCGGAGGTTCGCTCGATTTTAAGTCAAACATGCTCTGGTATGATATGGGCCTTTGTTGGTATTTGAGTTTAAGCACGTTCAATTGTTCGTCTGTACTTTTACTTAAACAAGAAATTGAAATGCAAGTGTTACCCTTCATCTTCATATGTCTGCTCTCTTTTCTCATAAGACTGCTGCTGCATCATGAGAATTTTTCGTTTAAACCAATATTTTCATTTCCATACGTCTTAGTTTGGAACATTGGATTTTGATGCATCTGTCAACGTTAATGTTGTGTATTTAATGCCAATTGACCTGATGCACACAGTTCGCCAGATGGTAATGTTTAGTGCGACATGGCTTCCAGCTGTGCATCAACTAGCGCAGGAATTCATGGACCCAAACCCAGTTAAGGTGTGGATTATCTGTAAGAAATCCTGTACTACAATCTTTACTTCTTTGTATGTGTAATGAATTCAAATACGTATCAGGTGGTGGTGGGTTCGGAAGATTTAGCTGCCAATCATGATGTCATGCAAATAGTAGAGGTACTATTAAGTATTGACTAATGACATTAATGATGAATTAATTtgtattaattttgaatatatAAACAATTTTTATTTGCATCGGTAATTTAGTACTAAAATTTCCATTCTCTTTCATCATAGGTGTTGGATGAGCGAGCACGTGACGAACGTCTGCAGAATTTGCTGGAGAAGTATCACAAATCTAGAAAGTATGTGGTCCTTGTGCAAGTTATGCATTTAGGTTATGAATGTTACATATTATTGGCATTAAATCAAATTTATGATTATCATACTTGACATGCTAGGTAAATTTACATACTTGAAATGAGGATTACATTGTCTTTAACAGTTCCAACCTTTTTCTGTGACCTCTATTGCTCTTAGTAGCTTCCATAGTTTAACTGGACGATGCAGCTTTAAAATTATTTCTGCTTTGAGAATCCTTTTTTATTCTTAATCTTATCTGTGGGAATTATACTCTTTTTCAGAAACAGagtgttggtttttgttttatACAAGAAAGAAGCATCTCGGGTGGAGAGTATGCTTCACAGAAGGTAATTTGTCAATTTGATTCCTTTGTCCATCAAAATAGCTATCCCTACCATGATACATTTCCAGTTGTTAGTTTATTGTTTTTGTTTACTTTGTCATTCCTAGGGGCTGGAAAGCCGTTTCTATAAGTGGGGACAAAGCACAAAGTGCAAGAACACAAGCCTTGTCACAGTTTAAGGATGGAAGCTGTCCTCTATTGGTATGCACACAGTCCTTTTGTCATTTATACCCTGCTATGGTTACTGGTTTCTCAATGCACACATCTTAGTTCTTCATCTAACCTTTACTCTGCATCTGTAGTCTGTACCTCTTATATTGCACCATGGAGAGACTCGTCATTCAAGAATCACAACCTATCCCACCCCTTTTAACTATGGCAACAAACTTTAAATTATCTTAAAACTTTAATTGCTAGACACAATGATTGTCTGCATTCAACGGAATTAAAGTAGTTAATGTTACATTCTACAGATTGCAACTGATGTTGCTGCTCGAGGATTGGATATTCCTGATGTTGAAGTCGTTATCAATTATAGTTTTCCTCTCACGACTGAGGATTATGTGCACAGAATTGGTCGAACTGGAAGAGCTGGTAAGAAGGGAGTGGCTCATACGTTCTTTACAAAGGAAAATAAGGTATGCTTCAATTTTAGCTCTCAATATTATCTACACTTGTTCAATTGtaatataaattatatccgGCTCATAAATGTGACTGTACCAGGGCCTTTCTGGGGAGCTGGTGAATGTTCTCAGAGAAGCTAAGCAAGTTGTACCTGAAGAGCTGCTGAAATTCGGGACTCATGTCAAGAAAAAGGTCAGACATGCCTTTTTAATGTAGAATATGTTTGTCAGAGTTTGAGATTGATTTGTATGTACATGCAGCATGCCATTTTAGTAGTAACCTCATGTTTCTTTGTTTTCTTCCTGAAATCCCTAGTTAATAGATTGATGGAGTGGTTATAAAGTTGAAATCTTAATTTTAGTATCTAGAACCTAATTAGAAAATGTAAATAGGATTAATTTTGACTTGAGGAGACTCATTCCGATTATAAGAAATGCATAGACAATTTTGTGCTTTTCTTTAGGCTGCAGTTTAATAGTATGTGTGTCTATATATGAAAACCACATTAAAGTAACATATGAGAAAACCGAGATCTTTGTCATCTGCTAACGGGTGCAAATCTAAACCTATTTTGACGTTGGATTATGACACTCTGCTATATAATGTCTTTTGCACTATATATAATCCATCCAGGAATCCAAGCTATACGGCGCCCACTTTAGAGAAATCGACTCCAATGCTCCCAAAGCTACCAAGATAACATTCGATGATTCTGATGAAgattgatttaaaatattttcaggGAAGCAATTCTGAAAATTACTCTATTTTTAGCTTCCAACTGAAATTATCGAGTTTGTGCTAAAATCATATTGTTGCTTTTGTTTCTTTTCTCGTTACTGATggtgattttcaaattttcatcatagaaatgtaataccagtttatttatttttattggtaATACCAGTTTTATTTATTCAAGGGTTGCAGGATTGTTCAATTCTATTTCTGCGGTAATTAATGTCAAATACAAGGATTTTCGTGTGAATATTTGGCACTTGATGCtgttttaaaatgttttcttAAATCTAGCTATTTGATTAAAATATCTTACCTTCCAATCTTCATTATACAGATGTGGAATGATAATTACTTAAATCTTTTAATACATTTCataatgttttgttttattttattttatttaaatatggcTATTAATGGGTATGCGCACACATTTATTTCCGACCAAACTCAAGTTTTAGGGCACCTCAAAACCAGtaaagtttaattaattattgatttccTCAAGATATTGattcaaatattaaataattacccGATTAATATCAGTGTAAAAGATTCCACAAAGGTAAACTGAACAATAATACTCGAGTTATCCACATACTTTTGATTTGTTTCAAATTAGTCACTAAACTTTCTActttatagtattatttgagttttaattcaattttcttTAAGTAGCTTATTCCACATGGCAATTAAAATGCCACATTATCTTTTCTGTTCAAGTAAATTTAGTAACCTACTTTACATATCATTATGTATTCAATAAGCTAATAAGGAAACtaagttataaattaatatgcACACAAACCACTATATTAACCTTGTTTTTCATTCTCCGGCAATGGTCGATTTCTTCACAGAGAGCAACGCCGGCAAGTCAATAAaggacattttttttaataacagAACatctaaaatacaaaaaaaaaaaaattggtcacGCATCTATCCGGGTATATCGATGTGGAGGTGACGATCCCTTGTTagcaacatccaaagcatcattGCCTGATGTCAACCTCACGTACGCCTTCTTCATACCATCGAGCCAGATTAGGGGAGTGGCGTCGTACAGATGGATGATGtgttagggttagtatactgaaaagcatgtttcgagcgactccgcacgaatagaatcttgctcgtgtacggaaaaactatacaatccacttttgactcgattcagtatcattcgagcagtttgcacaaataaaattaatatattattacattgtgtttgcttgtgcgtttataagttgttttataaacatttaaatgcataagaagtaaacaaagcctacgtcttttgcttagtagactggttgtgggcgtcgtccactttaaggtaactacagtcggttctatgcaatgctttccaaaagaaaaagaagaatttcacaacctagatagactttggctacctatcgtgaaaggttgcaatgtcagtccgattatttctaagtcttattgaaataagatgacgttggtgtggtatagcactgaacggatctaacagcaagacgagtttttatgctatctactgaaagacgaggtcttgataattaatttcttaatctacatacgttagcattgagcatacgacattgagtatctactactttgacttaccaaaggtacaggtttttcgtcacccaacgatccaggtatattgggtagtggtgatcattatctagcggtgctaggattgctattatgttgaatcgcgcacgaggtgagtctcgtttgataatgtcctcaagaggagcttgaacaaggttttattattcggaaactcgctagttggagttttattactctatgaataataaataagtgtttcttgctaagtctactcttggaattaataagatgttaattaattaagtccatagcagactttaattaattaatgggcatttatatcttaagcgcgggaaataaataataaacaaaatggaaacccggaatacttataatttcggatttggatggggagttcaatattacttctgtagtggctgctcgtaatattccgatataagcttgtattaaattgtgggttcaatttaattagtaaaaagctaattgggggagcccatatccaaaaccttccatagatccctgactgggcccaatatgaattattataaataggagaataaaatagacagaaaacacaattttttagatgaaaatttcgtccctcaCATATACAGGgcaggggacgaaaatttctcagctctcctccgtgagttttcCAGCTCCTCCCTAGTGAGGAATTTCgaggtgccgaagtcatcatgtCAGCCTTAGCCtaaaccataaggtcctctgctgactgaagttcagtcaacagttctgccaaggtgtaattccttttgttcatctcgaagttgaacttgaactgctggaagctaggggaaagactttgaaggatgattgttacctgggacttgggatcgatcgtccctcccaacacctcaatctggttgaggttgcccatcatctcgaggacgtggtccctcacagacgagccttccttcattgtcttcgacatgatactccgaaaggcttgagactcagccgttcgattctgagtaccaaaaagattcttgagattctgcataatttcagtggcagtttccatggcagaatgctgatgcttgagtactgatgacatagatgctaACATGTAgaacttagccatctcatttgtcttatgccaccgtttgtgtgcatctctgactcctgcggCAGCGGTAGCCgctggcactggaggtcgcggggttgtgagtacaaagttgtactcttcagccgtaagaacgatgtccaaattttgtttccattctatgtaattttggccctcgagtttgttttctttgagtattgcagaaagaggattgaacgacattgtGACGATTTgaattgcactgcaaaacagagtattttactatttgtcataaacttatgtaagagatttgattagattaaccataaaacttttcaaaatcttacaactgtaaaattaaaattttgtaccctccagaggaagtcaatacgcattaaaatcttacaatattactggtcacaacaccgaccaatagtccagagaccacagagtggcatggccgcctaatgttgcctaagcaagaccacagaat
This window contains:
- the LOC121759562 gene encoding DEAD-box ATP-dependent RNA helicase 5-like; protein product: MAGPKNQQIEAAIMQDTDSKLRKKNKNKQKRKIEEPDAEDVEIDQNAVLEAGSTEISKKKKKKKKKKGDGKEEISLNGSGEESIKKNKKKSKEGEGVSEVKLAETAQEEVIDGSGVVVSGKNVNESRYKALDSFTESGLPDEVLECCKAFNKPSPIQAHSWPFLLDGRDLIGIAATGSGKTLAFGIPAIRHVLNKRKSNASKKVYPRCLVLSPTRELAQQIADVLCDAGKPSGVRSICIYGGTSKGPQISTLKAGVDIVIGTPGRLKDLIEMGVCCLNEVSFVVLDEADRMLDMGFEPEVRSILSQTCSVRQMVMFSATWLPAVHQLAQEFMDPNPVKVVVGSEDLAANHDVMQIVEVLDERARDERLQNLLEKYHKSRKNRVLVFVLYKKEASRVESMLHRRGWKAVSISGDKAQSARTQALSQFKDGSCPLLIATDVAARGLDIPDVEVVINYSFPLTTEDYVHRIGRTGRAGKKGVAHTFFTKENKGLSGELVNVLREAKQVVPEELLKFGTHVKKKESKLYGAHFREIDSNAPKATKITFDDSDED